One genomic region from Anopheles funestus unplaced genomic scaffold, idAnoFuneDA-416_04 scaffold_39_ctg1, whole genome shotgun sequence encodes:
- the LOC125774325 gene encoding uncharacterized protein LOC125774325 has product MEKKIKASQLKKRIAVEGLKTLERFQAEFVPEYASQIPEALEDLDRHKSGFFNSIEKLEELDENDASIEAYIHERSDFEDRHRKLKSFLRENQPKEEGTLHDTTGLASSTLAFFRPNASNLRLPKIELPTFDGDHTRWLSFRDRFIAMIDASAELPAIAKLQYLLSSLKGEAALPFEHTPLTSDNYPVTWAALLKRYDNSRLLIREYYRKLHHLPGVQLVCVDKLTHLVDEFTRFVNGLVKLKEPVDAWDTPLSNMLLMKLDRDTLLAWEKHSVHFPKDKYKDVIAFVQDRIQILKSANDFACEQIVSGRKVAGTHHQAVQKGFIADTAASNTAHSSTPAHSQRLKCPLACTDGHLLRNCPVFIAKDVQQRRDVVTMKHLCWNCFSGTHQVKSCKSDYSCRTCHQRHNTLLHHTPGTVVSMTSCSDDGKVFLETAQIVIQDGCGNALEARALLDSGSMSNFITEECARKLLTNRNKVNIAVSGIGNALHQVRGSIVATVRSKNQPFATEMAFLILDKPSAAIPTSFSDISSWKMPDVALADRAFNVPGQVDIIIGGDTFWELHTGRKRSLGMGRPWLVETHFGWVVTGNIHHSSPGPRLCHLAAKDIPLEDVMHRPSQNQTLPEDSALSVEEDACERHTVRYSSGRYVDRLPFTTNPDVVLGGSQTTADCGRRSMKRRLNDNPKMKEEYVKFMVEYKRWDHMKKITDPTDDVTRGLLPDKTLNCHRWWHKPHWSSSKREAERRLCRLPQQPSFSDELHDIENRRDVPRNSKLKCPSPTIEQSGKLRVGGRLRNASD; this is encoded by the coding sequence atggagaaaaaaatcaaggcTTCGCAACTCAAAAAGAGGATCGCAGTGGAAGGCCTCAAGACGCTAGAACGTTTTCAAGCGGAGTTTGTGCCCGAATATGCTAGCCAGATTCCAGAAGCGTTGGAGGATTTGGACAGGCACAAGTCGGGGTTTTTCAACTCGATTGAGAAACTCGAAGAGCTGGATGAAAACGACGCCAGCATCGAGGCATACATCCATGAGAGGAGTGATTTTGAGGACCGTCATCGGAAGCTTAAATCATTCCTACGGGAAAACCAACCGAAGGAAGAGGGTACGCTACACGACACGACGGGTTTGGCTTCCTCGACGCTTGCCTTTTTTCGGCCAAACGCTTCCAATCTACGTCTGCCAAAGATCGAGCTTCCGACGTTCGATGGAGACCATACAAGATGGCTTTCGTTCCGAGATCGGTTCATAGCCATGATCGACGCGTCTGCAGAACTTCCCGCCATCGCTAAGCTCCAGTACCTGCTTTCATCGCTAAAGGGAGAAGCAGCTTTACCCTTTGAGCACACCCCTTTAACATCCGACAACTATCCAGTTACGTGGGCGGCACTTCTGAAGCGGTACGATAATTCACGGTTGTTAATCCGTGAATATTATCGTAAATTGCACCATCTTCCGGGTGTGCAATTGGTGTGCGTCGACAAGCTTACGCATCTAGTGGACGAATTCACTCGCTTTGTCAACGGATTGGTGAAGCTGAAAGAACCGGTGGATGCATGGGACACGCCACTTTCGAACATGCTGTTGATGAAGCTTGATCGTGATACATTGTTGGCTTGGGAAAAACATTCCGTGCATTTTCCTAAGGATAAGTACAAGGATGTGATCGCATTTGTGCAGGATCGGATCCAGATCCTAAAATCGGCGAACGATTTTGCGTGTGAGCAAATTGTTAGTGGAAGAAAGGTGGCCGGCACTCATCATCAGGCAGTACAAAAAGGGTTCATTGCAGACACAGCTGCATCAAACACGGCCCATTCCTCAACCCCGGCTCATTCTCAGCGATTGAAGTGTCCCTTAGCATGCACCGACGGTCATCTTCTACGCAACTGTCCGGTATTCATCGCTAAGGATGTTCAGCAGCGACGAGATGTCGTTACAATGAAACACTTGTGTTGGAACTGTTTCAGTGGCACTCATCAAGTCAAATCGTGCAAGTCTGACTATTCGTGTCGAACTTGCCATCAACGCCACAATACACTTCTGCATCACACTCCGGGTACAGTGGTAAGCATGACATCATGTTCGGATGACGGTAAGGTGTTCCTGGAAACGGCACAGATTGTAATCCAGGATGGTTGCGGTAATGCGCTTGAGGCAAGGGCTCTACTGGATTCGGGGTCCATGTCAAATTTCATTACTGAGGAATGCGCTCGAAAACTATTGACCAACCGCAACAAGGTCAATATTGCTGTTTCGGGCATAGGAAATGCGTTACATCAAGTAAGGGGTTCGATCGTCGCTACAGTTCGGTCCAAGAATCAACCCTTCGCTACGGAAATGGCTTTCTTGATTTTGGACAAGCCATCAGCTGCCATCCCTACTTCATTTTCGGACATCTCATCGTGGAAAATGCCAGATGTGGCATTAGCTGATCGCGCCTTCAACGTTCCGGGACAAGTCGACATCATCATCGGAGGCGATACTTTCTGGGAACTTCACACCGGTCGCAAACGCTCTCTCGGTATGGGAAGACCGTGGCTGGTGGAAACCCATTTCGGTTGGGTGGTCACCGGAAACATTCATCATTCATCGCCTGGTCCGCGACTGTGTCATCTCGCAGCAAAGGACATCCCATTAGAAGACGTCATGCATCGGCCTTCGCAGAACCAAACGCTACCAGAGGATTCTGCGCTATCGGTGGAAGAGGATGCATGCGAAAGACACACCGTTCGCTACTCATCGGGAAGGTATGTCGATCGTTTACCCTTTACCACCAATCCAGATGTCGTTTTAGGGGGTTCACAAACCACAGCAGATTGTGGACGTCGTTCCATGAAACGTCGTCTAAACGATAACCCTAAAATGAAGGAAGAGTACGTCAAATTCATGGTCGAGTACAAGCGGTGGGAtcacatgaaaaaaataaccgATCCAACAGACGACGTGACACGAGGACTACTCCCAGACAAAACTCTAAATTGCCATCGTTGGTGGCACAAGCCACATTGGTCAAGCAGCAAGCGAGAAGCAGAACGTCGGTTGTGTCGTCTGCCCCAGCAACCGTCATTTTCGGATGAGCTGCACGATATCGAGAACAGGAGAGATGTTCCGCGCAACTCGAAGCTGAAGTGCCCATCACCAACCATTGAGCAATCGGGAAAGCTGCGCGTTGGTGGCCGGCTTCGTAATGCAAGTGACTGA